One part of the Homo sapiens chromosome 19, GRCh38.p14 Primary Assembly genome encodes these proteins:
- the REX1BD gene encoding required for excision 1-B domain-containing protein isoform 1 (isoform 1 is encoded by transcript variant 1), which yields MITETAAEPTVPAVPAAEEATEARGREEPAWPWKDAPIRTLVQRIHQLQAERAQGFRRLEEWLAPVQGLRAWGRGLRVPTCRRGHRQYLRSGPDYDFARYRSTVHGVTQAFAAASREVLAVEAELGGPRRQPLLAGHVRSLQELEQTRLGTVALLQLMETPELAGQEDAVRMQQLKMKVIKTMEAISEVLQDLRFDAESAE from the exons ATGATCACCGAGACCGCGGCGGAGCCTACGGTCCCTGCAGTGCCTGCTGCTGAGGAGGCCACCGAAGCTCGGGGACGCGAGGAGCCGGCGTGGCCCTGG AAAGACGCCCCGATCCGGACGCTGGTGCAGCGCATCCACCAGCTGCAGGCTGAGCGCGCGCAGGGCTTCCGCCGACTGGAGGA GTGGTTGGCGCCGGTGCAGGGCCTGAGAGCCTGGGGGCGCGGCCTCAGGGTCCCCACATGCCGCAGAGGCCACCGCCAGTACCTGCGCAGCGGCCCTGACTACGACTTCGCGCGCTACCGGAGCACAGTGCACGGGGTGACCCAGGCCTTCGCCGCCGCCTCGCGGGAGGTGCTGGCGGTGGAAGCAGAGCTGGGCGGGCCTCGCAGGCAGCCGCTGCTCGCCGGCCACGTGCGCAGCCTGCAGGAGCTGGAGCAGacgcggctgggcacg GTGGCCCTGCTGCAGTTGATGGAGACGCCAGAGCTGGCGGGGCAGGAGGACGCTGTACGGATGCAGCAGCTGAAAATGAA GGTAATTAAAACCATGGAGGCGATCAGCGAGGTTCTCCAGGACCTTAGGTTTGATGCGGAATCTGCCGAGTGA
- the REX1BD gene encoding required for excision 1-B domain-containing protein isoform 2 (isoform 2 is encoded by transcript variant 2) has product MITETAAEPTVPAVPAAEEATEARGREEPAWPWKDAPIRTLVQRIHQLQAERAQGFRRLEEGHRQYLRSGPDYDFARYRSTVHGVTQAFAAASREVLAVEAELGGPRRQPLLAGHVRSLQELEQTRLGTVALLQLMETPELAGQEDAVRMQQLKMKVIKTMEAISEVLQDLRFDAESAE; this is encoded by the exons ATGATCACCGAGACCGCGGCGGAGCCTACGGTCCCTGCAGTGCCTGCTGCTGAGGAGGCCACCGAAGCTCGGGGACGCGAGGAGCCGGCGTGGCCCTGG AAAGACGCCCCGATCCGGACGCTGGTGCAGCGCATCCACCAGCTGCAGGCTGAGCGCGCGCAGGGCTTCCGCCGACTGGAGGA AGGCCACCGCCAGTACCTGCGCAGCGGCCCTGACTACGACTTCGCGCGCTACCGGAGCACAGTGCACGGGGTGACCCAGGCCTTCGCCGCCGCCTCGCGGGAGGTGCTGGCGGTGGAAGCAGAGCTGGGCGGGCCTCGCAGGCAGCCGCTGCTCGCCGGCCACGTGCGCAGCCTGCAGGAGCTGGAGCAGacgcggctgggcacg GTGGCCCTGCTGCAGTTGATGGAGACGCCAGAGCTGGCGGGGCAGGAGGACGCTGTACGGATGCAGCAGCTGAAAATGAA GGTAATTAAAACCATGGAGGCGATCAGCGAGGTTCTCCAGGACCTTAGGTTTGATGCGGAATCTGCCGAGTGA
- the REX1BD gene encoding required for excision 1-B domain-containing protein isoform X1 — MGRGFRGTGSSPSRKRPHSTSPLPDDSLFVASLSSPRAGVGLSRVPLRESGSVLPTYQSSPLVSGDTSWGPFRWLAPVQGLRAWGRGLRVPTCRRGHRQYLRSGPDYDFARYRSTVHGVTQAFAAASREVLAVEAELGGPRRQPLLAGHVRSLQELEQTRLGTVALLQLMETPELAGQEDAVRMQQLKMKVIKTMEAISEVLQDLRFDAESAE, encoded by the exons ATGGGGCGGGGATTTCGGGGCACCGGGTCCTCACCTTCACGAAAAAGGCCCCACAGCACGTCCCCACTACCCGACGACTCACTCTTCGtggcttctctctcctccccaagaGCAGGGGTGGGCCTGTCTCGCGTTCCCCTGCGGGAGTCAGGAAGCGTCCTTCCTACCTACCAGTCCTCCCCTCTGGTGTCTGGGGACACTTCCTGGGGGCCTTTCAGGTGGTTGGCGCCGGTGCAGGGCCTGAGAGCCTGGGGGCGCGGCCTCAGGGTCCCCACATGCCGCAGAGGCCACCGCCAGTACCTGCGCAGCGGCCCTGACTACGACTTCGCGCGCTACCGGAGCACAGTGCACGGGGTGACCCAGGCCTTCGCCGCCGCCTCGCGGGAGGTGCTGGCGGTGGAAGCAGAGCTGGGCGGGCCTCGCAGGCAGCCGCTGCTCGCCGGCCACGTGCGCAGCCTGCAGGAGCTGGAGCAGacgcggctgggcacg GTGGCCCTGCTGCAGTTGATGGAGACGCCAGAGCTGGCGGGGCAGGAGGACGCTGTACGGATGCAGCAGCTGAAAATGAA GGTAATTAAAACCATGGAGGCGATCAGCGAGGTTCTCCAGGACCTTAGGTTTGATGCGGAATCTGCCGAGTGA
- the CRLF1 gene encoding cytokine receptor-like factor 1 precursor: protein MPAGRRGPAAQSARRPPPLLPLLLLLCVLGAPRAGSGAHTAVISPQDPTLLIGSSLLATCSVHGDPPGATAEGLYWTLNGRRLPPELSRVLNASTLALALANLNGSRQRSGDNLVCHARDGSILAGSCLYVGLPPEKPVNISCWSKNMKDLTCRWTPGAHGETFLHTNYSLKYKLRWYGQDNTCEEYHTVGPHSCHIPKDLALFTPYEIWVEATNRLGSARSDVLTLDILDVVTTDPPPDVHVSRVGGLEDQLSVRWVSPPALKDFLFQAKYQIRYRVEDSVDWKVVDDVSNQTSCRLAGLKPGTVYFVQVRCNPFGIYGSKKAGIWSEWSHPTAASTPRSERPGPGGGACEPRGGEPSSGPVRRELKQFLGWLKKHAYCSNLSFRLYDQWRAWMQKSHKTRNQDEGILPSGRRGTARGPAR, encoded by the exons ACACAGCTGTGATCAGTCCCCAGGATCCCACGCTTCTCATCGGCTCCTCCCTGCTGGCCACCTGCTCAGTGCACGGAGACCCACCAGGAGCCACCGCCGAGGGCCTCTACTGGACCCTCAACGGGCGCCGCCTGCCCCCTGAGCTCTCCCGTGTACTCAACGCCTCCACCTTGGCTCTGGCCCTGGCCAACCTCAATGGGTCCAGGCAGCGGTCGGGGGACAACCTCGTGTGCCACGCCCGTGACGGCAGCATCCTGGCTGGCTCCTGCCTCTATGTTGGCC TGCCCCCAGAGAAACCCGTCAACATCAGCTGCTGGTCCAAGAACATGAAGGACTTGACCTGCCGCTGGACGCCAGGGGCCCACGGGGAGACCTTCCTCCACACCAACTACTCCCTCAAGTACAAGCTTAG GTGGTATGGCCAGGACAACACATGTGAGGAGTACCACACAGTGGGGCCCCACTCCTGCCACATCCCCAAGGACCTGGCTCTCTTTACGCCCTATGAGATCTGGGTGGAGGCCACCAACCGCCTGGGCTCTGCCCGCTCCGATGTACTCACGCTGGATATCCTGGATGTGG TGACCACGGACCCCCCGCCCGACGTGCACGTGAGCCGCGTCGGGGGCCTGGAGGACCAGCTGAGCGTGCGCTGGGTGTCGCCACCCGCCCTCAAGGATTTCCTCTTTCAAGCCAAATACCAGATCCGCTACCGAGTGGAGGACAGTGTGGACTGGAAG GTGGTGGACGATGTGAGCAACCAGACCTCCTGCCGCCTGGCCGGCCTGAAACCCGGCACCGTGTACTTCGTGCAAGTGCGCTGCAACCCCTTTGGCATCTATGGCTCCAAGAAAGCCGGGATCTGGAGTGAGTGGAGCCACCCCACAGCCGCCTCCACTCCCCGCAGTG AGCGCCCGGGCCCGGGCGGCGGGGCGTGCGAACCGCGGGGCGGAGAGCCGAGCTCGGGGCCGGTGCGGCGCGAGCTCAAGCAGTTCCTGGGCTGGCTCAAGAAGCACGCGTACTGCTCCAACCTCAGCTTCCGCCTCTACGACCAGTGGCGAGCCTGGATGCAGAAGTCGCACAAGACCCGCAACCAG GACGAGGGGATCCTGCCCTCGGGCAGACGGGGCACGGCGAGAG GTCCTGCCAGATAA